The Narcine bancroftii isolate sNarBan1 chromosome 6, sNarBan1.hap1, whole genome shotgun sequence genome window below encodes:
- the LOC138737187 gene encoding left-right determination factor 2-like, translating to MKLSLACLVLQAALVSGVSHDSIKNAMLRQLGLVDVPQIGRGDLEKVVVPARLRNKYASLLRLHKQRKRRALPSLAGILRGITGAADTTGDVLYSDPTRQRLVFNMKGLIPENSEVTMAELKLFKRGVHKGELPPRRHSRPVNNARVSVYWLKTMADGSNRTSLIDSRLVPILDAGWRSLDVTQAVHYWMADAETPMFLEIRIEAERLGSYAAELAKLVHFTAQGTADQALGKPELVLYTLNLEEYGSSGDCGLERGQSCCRQEYFINFRELSWTQYWIIEPPSYQAFRCVGVCKQPHWSHGYGERSCAAVESASLPVMYLVNKGAYTEIEVAEFPNMITEKCGCATDNVSVI from the exons ATGAAGCTTTCCCTCGCCTGCTTGGTGCTGCAGGCAGCTTTGGTGAGCGGAGTCTCCCACGACAGCATCAAGAATGCCATGCTCCGTCAGCTGGGGCTGGTGGATGTGCCGCAGATCGGGAGGGGGGACCTGGAGAAGGTGGTGGTGCCCGCCCGCCTGAGGAACAAGTACGCCTCCCTGCTACGGCTTCACAAGCAGAGGAAGAGGAGGGCGCTGCCCAGCCTGGCCGGCATCCTGCGGGGAATTACAGGTGCTGCAG atACCACGGGAGACGTTCTCTACTCAGACCCCACCAGGCAGAGGCTGGTTTTCAACATGAAGGGGCTGATCCCGGAGAACAGTGAGGTGACCATGGCGGAGCTCAAGCTCTTCAAGAGAGGTGTCCACAAGGGGGAGCTCCCCCCCAGGAGGCACAGCCGACCGGTCAACAACGCCAGGGTTAGCGTGTACTGGCTCAAGACCATGGCTgacggcagcaacaggacctcgctGATCGACTCCAG GTTGGTGCCCATCCTCGATGCCGGCTGGAGAAGCCTGGACGTCACGCAGGCGGTGCACTACTGGATGGCGGATGCAGAGACGCCAATGTTCCTGGAGATCCGGATCGAGGCGGAGCGACTGGGCAGCTACGCAGCTGAACTGGCCAAACTGGTGCACTTCACCGCTCAGGGTACCGCTGACCAGGCACTGGGCAAACCGGAATTGGTCCTCTACACCCTCAATCTTGAAGAGTATGG GAGTAGCGGTGACTGTGGCTTAGAAAGAGGCCAGTCCTGCTGCAGGCAGGAGTACTTCATCAACTTCCGGGAGCTGTCCTGGACCCAGTACTGGATCATCGAGCCCCCTAGCTACCAGGCCTTCCGCTGCGTGGGGGTCTGCAAGCAGCCCCACTGGTCCCATGGGTACGGGGAGAGGAGCTGCGCGGCGGTGGAGAGCGCCTCGCTGCCCGTGATGTACCTGGTGAATAAGGGCGCCTACACGGAGATCGAGGTGGCGGAGTTCCCCAACATGATCACAGAGAAGTGCGGCTGTGCCACCGACAACGTGTCCGTCATCTAG